Genomic window (Desulforapulum autotrophicum HRM2):
CAGCTGCATCAACATCGGCAGCGTTCAAATCTTCCATCTTCAAGGTCGCGATCTCAACAAGCTGGTCATGGGTCACCTTTCCAACCTTGTCCCGGTTAGGGACACCAGAACCCTTGCTGATTTTTGCTGCCCTTTTCAAAAGCATGGAGGCCGGGGGGGTCTTTGTGATAAAGGTAAACGATCTGTCTTGGTATACGGTTATAACAACAGGAATTATGGAACCTGCGTCATTGGCTGTCCTGGCATTAAAGGCCTTGCAGAAATCCATGATGTTCACACCGTGCTGACCCAGTGCAGGTCCAATTGGCGGTGATGGATTTGCCTTACCAGCCTCTACCTGAAGTTTGATCAGCGCCATTACTTTTTTTGCCATCTTATTTACTCCTGACACTCACTTTAAAGTTTCGTAATTTAAATCTTTGTGACCTGGACAAAGTCAAGTTCAACAGGTGTTGCCCGCCCGAAGATACTGACAAGGACCCGAACCTTTCCCTTGTCGGGATTCGACTCTTCTACCGTTCCGTTAAAGTTGGTAAACGGCCCGTCAGTCACCCGTACATCATCACCCGGTTCAAAATAATATTTGGGCTGGGGTTTATTTTTACCCTGCTCCATTCGCTCAACAATGGCTGCGGCTTCTGCATCGGAAATGGGAGCCGGTTTGTTCTTGCCGCCCAGAAACCCAGTCACTTTTGGCGTGGAATTAACAATATGCCAGGTCTCATCGTTCAAGGACATGCGCACAAGAATATAACCCGGGTAAAACTTACGTGAGGATTCCCGCTTTTTCCCATTGACAAGTTCCACAACGTGCTCAGTCGGAACCAGAATCTCATCAAAACTGTCAGCACATCCGGAGTTGGCAACCTTGTCTTCCAAGGCAAGCTTGACCTTATGTTCAAACCCTGAATAGACGTGAACCACATACCATTTAAGAGACACTATCTACTCCCCATTTATGCAAGAACAACCTGCACCAACTTTGAAAGACCAAAATCGACCAGGCCAAGAAATGCAGCAAGAATAAACACGAGGATAATTACAACCACCGTTGAACCGGCAGTCTGTTTCTGATTTGGCCAGGTAACCTTTTTAAGTTCAACTCGGACCTCGCGAAAAAAACGAACTGCCTGGTGGTAAAAATTTTCTCGTCCGGCTACAACGTTTGTCAGAGGGGGTGTCTTTGACTTTAACACCTGGGGTGCTGGTTTCACACGAAGCTCAGTACCCTTATCCCCGCTCACCCGTTCCAGATCCTGATCTTCCTGTACCCTGGCTTTGCTTTTATCTGTTGTCACCTTCTTCTTTTGCAACCGTGCCATAACTCTCCTGGATCTGCCTACCCTGTCAGCCTAAAGGCTGCGTTTTAAAAAATGATGGCAGGTCAGGAGGGAGTCGAACCCCCAGCATCCGGATTTGGAGTCCGGCGCTCTACCAATTAGAGCTACTGACCTGCATCAAACTGCAGACATTACATCGGCATGATTCTGCCCGTAAGATTTTACTTGCGCGTCTCTTTATGGGTCACGTGTTTCTTACAGAACCTGCAGTATTTTTCAAACTCAAGCTTATCAGGAGTTATACGCTTATTCTTTGTCGTTGTGTAGTTTCTTCTTTTGCACTCTGTACATGCAAGAGTCACGTTTACTCTGGGCACTTGAAACTCCTTGAATTATTATTCTATTATTTCTCCAATAACACCTGCGCCTACCGTTCGTCCGCCTTCCCTGATGGCAAAGCGCAACTCTTTTTCCATGGCAATGGGTGCTATGAGTTCAGCTGTAATGGCTGCATTATCCCCGGGCATGATCATCTCCACCCCTTCGGGCAGGGACAAGACCCCGGTAACATCAGTGGTCCTGAAAAAAAACTGTGGTCGATAGCCGCTGAAAAACGGTGTATGACGCCCCCCTTCCTCTTTGCTCAGACAATAAATCTCTGCCTTGAACTTCGTGTGAGGAGTGATAGTACCGGGTTTTGCGACAACCTGACCCCTTTCAACAGCATCCCGTTTGGTTCCCCTGAGAAGCAGCCCGACATTATCACCGGCCCTGCCCTCATCCAGAAGTTTTCTGAACATCTCAACGCCGGTACAGATGGTCTTTGTTGTATCGCGGATGCCGACGAGCTCAACCTCTTCACCTGTCTTGATGATGCCGCGGTCGATTCTTCCTGTAACAACGGTTCCGCGTCCAGAAATCGAAAAAACATCTTCAATGGGCATGAGAAAATCTTTATCAGTGTCCCGAACAGGTTCTTTTACATACTCATCAAGTACGTCCAGCAACTTAAGTATGGGCTCAGCCGCAGGATCATCCGAAGTATCTGCCTCAAGGGCCTTAAGGGCGCTCCCCCTGACAATGGGCGTATCATCCCCTGGAAATTCATACTTTGTCAGTAGTTCCTGAAGTTCCATTTCAACAAGCTCAATGAGTTCTTCATCATCAACCATATCACACTTGTTCAAAAAAACAACAATACTCGGGACACCCACCTGACGGGCCAGCAGAATATGCTCACGTGTCTGGGGCATGGGTCCATCATCAGCGCTGACAACAAGGATTGCACCGTCCATCTGGGCTGCGCCGGTAATCATGTTTTTGATGTAATCAGCATGTCCCGGGCAATCAACGTGGGCATAGTGGCGCTTGGCCGTCTCGTACTCCACATGGGCGGTGGAAATTGTAATACCCCGCTCTCGCTCTTCAGGGGCCTTATCAATCTCGTCAAAGGCGACAAATTTTCCAAACCCCCTAAGGGCGGCATGTTTGGTAATTGCTGCCGTAAGCGTTGTTTTTCCATGATCAATATGTCCAATGGTTCCGATATTGACATGGGGTTTTGTCCGCTCAAATTTTTCTTTTGCCATCTTTAATTTTCCTCCCGCCGGAAAGAATGGAGCCCATGAACGGATTCGAACCGTTGAACCTCTTCCTTACCAAGGAAGCGCTCTACCTACTGAGCTACATGGGCCTGATCTTTTAGCAGTTGTAATCACCTAACTGATTTGCATAGAAAGGATGGAGCGGGAGACGAGGCTCGAACTCGCGACATTCAGCTTGGAAGGCTGAAGCTCTACCAACTGAGCTACTCCCGCTCTAAATAAAGGGGAGCCATGCACGGCACACACCTTTTCTGAAGCTTCCATTCTATGCAGTACGCGACCCATCCTCAAGCAAGGACAAATCTCCTACATGAACTTTTTATGGTGGTGGGGGGAGGATTTGAACCTCCGAAGGCTTGGCCGTCAGATTTACAGTCTGATCCCTTTGACCACTCGGGAACCCCACCATTATTTTTTGGAGCCGATACCCCGAATCGAACGGAGGACATTCTCATTACAAGTGAGATGCTCTACCAACTGAGCTATATCGGCATCACCTGCCGGGAAGATCTAAACCCCTTCTCGACAAGACCGGCGAATAATAGCAGAGGATCCCTGGTTTATCAAGCCCTAAAAAACCATACCCACAAACAATTATGGGCCATTACGCTTCAAAAACCCAATCTAAGCTCTTTTTATGTCTGTTTTCGACTATTATCTGCATTTAACAGCGATTATGAAAAAAGGACAGTCGCCAAAGGTGCGTTTTACCAATAATGTGACGGATATTTACTTGACACCCCTATTTTAATTTTATATTCATGGACAAGTTAAACTGTTCCAGCCACTTCAACCCTATATCGGGACTATATATATTCCATGAAAAAAATTCAATCCCTTATCATAATACCATTTGTCATCATGGGCTGCCAATCAGCGCTTCAAAATCATTCTAATGTTGCCGATCCTGGAATCACGATGATTGAGCAGGAAACACCGTTTGAGTCGCCAACCTCGCGCAGGGGGCATACCCATGACCCAATAATTGCCACGGGTACTGCAGGCAAACGGACAGATTCAATCCGCAACTCCCTGAAAAAATCACCCAGATCAGTTGCTGCCCAGGAGAAAATTGATCAGGCGTTAGAACTGTGCAATTCTGCCCAGGCTCTCTGGGAAAAAGGTGAGCTTGAAAATGCCCTCACTGAACTTGATTCAGCCTATGCTGCTATCCTTGACCTTGACACCAATGCCCACCCCCTTTTCACCCAGCAGAAGGAAGATATCCGTTACATGATCTCCAAACGGATACTTGAGATCTATGCATCGAGGAACATCGTTGTCACGGGCAGCCACGATGCAATCCCCATTACCCTGAATGCGTACGTTCAAAAGGAAATCAATCTTCTCACTGGATCTGAAAGAAATTTTTTCATTCATTCCATGAAGCGGTCAGGCAGATATCAGCCCTTTATCGCCTCTGAGTTCAAAAAAGCCGGGATCCCCGAAGAGCTCTCATGGCTGCCCCTCATCGAAAGCGGATTCAGGGTTCGGGCCCTTTCCCCGGCCAGGGCATTGGGCCTGTGGCAGTTTATTCCCTCCACCGGATATAAATTTGGTCTCAAGCGGGACTACTATGTTGATGAACGACTCGATCCGGTCAAATCAACCCATGCCGCCATTGCATACCTCAAGGAGCTCCATGGGATGTTCGGAGACTGGGCAACCGTTCTTGCAGCATACAACTGCGGTGAAGGAAGGGTGCTAAGAATCATCAGGCAGCAGAACATCAACTACCTTGACAACTTCTGGGATCTTTACGAGAAACTACCAAGGGAAACATCCCGATATGTACCGCGTTTTCTTGCCACCATCCACATCCTCAAAAATCTTGATCAGTTCAAATTTGATGCCACTTGCCCTGCAGAGCCTTTTGAATTTGAAATATGCACCGTCAACAAGCAGCTTCGACTTAAAGATATTGCAAGGGAAATTCAAGTTGAGCCCAGCCTCCTCAAGGATCTGAACCCTGAACTCAGATATGCCCTTCTTCCACCCGAGGAGTACGAAGTAAGGATTCCAGCAGAAAAAGCGGGCCTGTTTCTTGCAAAATTAGACAGTATAAACTCCTCATTTACTCCGCCCACACGCTACGCCTACCACAAGGTCAGAAAAGGCGAAACCCTGTCTGGAATTGCAAAACGCTACCATACTTCCATTCACCAGCTGACTTTGATCAACAAAATCTCAAAAAAAACCGTAATTGTTTCAGGCAAGGTCCTCAAGGTTCCTAATTCCGACACGACTCCGACCCAGAAAACAGCCCATGGAATTGCCGCTACCCCCCCAAGTCAGACCGTAAAGTACATGGTGAGACAGGGGGATAACCTCTGGCTCATTGCCGGTCGCTACAAAACAACCACAAAGGCCATCATGGCTGCCAACAATCTCAGGAGCTCTGCCCTCACCATTGGACAGGAACTTAAGATCCCAGCCAAAAAAACCAGCACCCAACGTATTTCAACCCATTTTGTAAAATCTGGAGATAATCCCTTTACAATAGCTAAAAAATATAATATGACTCTCCATCGTCTGCTCTCGTTGAACCATCTTACGTCGAGAAGCAAGATTTACCCGGGCCAGAAACTTCTGGTCGAATAAGATATGCCCCCGTAGCTCAGTGGATAGAGCATTGGATTCCTAATCCATGTGCGCAAGTTCGATTCTTGCCGGGGGCACCAGTAAATACGAGGCTTTCAGATTTTAACTGAAGGCCTTTTTTTTTGGCCGGATTTAAGGCCAACGCAGACAGCCTTTAAAGGCTTTACATTAACCAAGGACTCTTCTGATATAGTAAGATGAAAACATCCCCTAAAAAACCAGAACTTCTTGCCCCGGCCGGGAACCTTGAAAAACTCGAGGTTGCCATTGAGTTTGGTGCAGATGCTGTCTACCTGGCAGGTAAAGCCTTCAGTCTCAGAAATTTTTCCGGCAACTTTACCGACCAGGAGCTGACACAGGCCGTTGACTTTGCCCACCACGCCGGAGTCAAGGTTTACCTTGCGTGCAACATTTATTCTCGTAACCCTGAACAGGCAGCCATTGTTGGCTTTCTTGAACGGATCGGTCACCTTAACCCGGATGCCGTAATCATTGCCGATCCCGGCATTATCGATCTGGCAGCAACTATTATCCCCGAAATCCCCATCCATTTGAGCACCCAGGCAAATACGACCAACTACAATGCGGTCAATTTCTGGGGGAAGGTGGGCGTCAAACGGGTCAACCTTGCCCGGGAACTGACCCTTACAGAAATACGGGAAATCAAGCAGCGTTCTGATCTTGAAATCGAAACCTTCATCCATGGGGCCATGTGTATCTCCTACTCGGGGCGCTGCCTGTTGAGCAGTTTTCTATCAGGCCGGGACAGCAATCAGGGGGCATGCACCCACCCCTGCCGGTGGAACTACTCTGTGGTGGAAGAACAACGCCCCGGACACTACCATTCACTCATGGAAGACGAACGGGGGTCATACCTCTTCAACTCAAAGGATCTGTGCATGCTCGACCACATCCCTGAGTTGATGGACGCCGGTATAGACTCACTTAAAATCGAAGGTCGAATGAAGGGAGTTAACTACCTTGCCTCGGTGGTAAAGGCCTATCGCATGGCCATTGACAGCTACTCGGCCGATCCTGCCCATTATTCCCTTGATCCAGAATGGACCCAGGAACTATCCCAGCTCTACCACCGCGGCTATTGCACAGGATTTTACTTTAATGATCCGAACCAGACCCTGCCCAATTATGACAACCTGCGAAAAGGGATGATCCATGGATTTATCGGCAGAATCGTCGATTCTCCTGGGAAAAGGCAAATCACCGTTGATGTCAGAAATAAAATTTCCCCCGGAGATACAATCGAGATCCTCACCCCCCAGGGAATAAACCCAAGCACCTTGATCACACAAATTCTTGACAAAAACATGTCCCCCATTGACCATGGCCAACCAAACACCCGATCTACCCTGGTAATCCAAATTGATGCCCCGTCAACGGGAATAATCAGAAAGGCAGATCCCAGTGATAACCGGACAGACCTTTGACGCAATACACCGCAATTTAAGTTGAAAATTTTATCCTTTTTAGTGTATGCTCAGTAAATTCGTTTTAACCATTCAGGAGACGCATCATGTTTGAAGACGATGAAACCCTGCAGATGTACATTGAAGAATCCCTTGAACATCTATCCGATATCGAGAGTGACCTCTTAACCATTGAAGAGGGTGGTGAAAACATAGATCTCGACATAGTAAACAATGTTTTCAGGGCGGCACATTCCATCAAGGGTGGTGCCGGCTTCATGGGGCTTACCACAGTCAAGGACCTGGCCCACAGCCTTGAAAATGTTCTGGATCTTATCAGAAACATGGCCCTTGTTCCAGATTCTGAACGAATCAGCGTACTGCTCAAGGGGTTTGACAGACTCGAAAACCTCATGAACAACATACAGTCAAGCAATGATCAGGATGTGTCAGAGCACATCAAGGCCCTGTCCGAAATTGCCCAGCCCTCTTCCGAAATTGCCCAGCCCTCTTCCGAAATTGCCCAGCCCTCTTCCGACAAAGAGAACCAGGACATAACACCGGTCATGGTGGACATCCATCTTCCGGATGGAAGAATTTTTTCCCAAGTTGACCAATCAGACATGGAACAGCGAAGGATGGAAGGCCAATTTATCTTTCTTGTGGAATACGACCTTATCAGCGATATCCACAATCGGAATAAAGCCCTCTCCAAAACCCTTGACACCCTTATAAAAACCGGAACCATTCTTGAATCAAGAATCGATTTCAATGCCGTGGGTACCCTTGCTGATGATTCACCATTTCACACAATCCCCCTTCAGATCCTTTATGCGTCCATTATAGAACCTGACATGGCTGAGACCCTGTTCGATCTACCTGCTGACAACATACACATCATTGACGACGACATGTTGGCAGATTCAAGCGCACCGATCCTTTCTGACCCCCAGGCAATGATATCCCGGCAAAAAACAGCACAGAAAAAAAAGGTCGTGCCAATTTCAAACAAGATCGAGAACCAATCTGTTTCTGCTCCAAAAGACCAGGCTCAGACGGTTGCAGCAGCGGGGGAGTCTCCGTCAAAAGTTACAGGTTCCCTCCGGGTCAACGTAAATCTTCTAGATACCCTCATGACCCTGGCAGGGGAACTGGTACTTAGCCGCAACCAGTTGGTACAGGGAATCAACTCATCCAACGCCAAGGCAACCGAACTTGCCAGCCAACGCATCGACATGATCACCTCTGAACTTCAGGAAACCATCATGCAGACGAGGATGCAGCCCATTTCAAGTATATTCACCAAATTCACCCGGGTGGTGAGGGACCTTTCACGGCAGCTTGAAAAATCCATAGACCTTGTGATCGAGGGAAAAGAGGTTGAGTTAGACAAGACAATCCTGGAATCCATAAATGATCCTTTAACCCACCTTGTTCGAAACTCAGTGGACCACGGCATTGAGACCCCGGATGAACGAACGGCATGCGGCAAGCCCCAGACAGGCCTCATAACCCTCAAGGCATTCCACGATGCAGGCCAGGTCAACATCGTAATTACAGATGACGGCAAGGGGCTGGACCCGGTCAAAATTGCCCACGCTGCAGTGACCAAAGGACTATTGAGCGAACAGCAGGTCATGGAGATGTCCGACAAAGAAAAAACAGACCTCATCCTCTTACCCGGCTTTTCAACGGCGGAACAAGTCACGGATGTTTCAGGCCGTGGGGTTGGAATGGATGTGGTTGTCACCAACCTTGAAAAACTCGGTGGCATCATTGAAATTGACTCGACTCCTGGCAAGGGGACCGTCATACAGATAAAACTGCCCCTGACTCTTGCCATCATTCCAAGCCAGATTATTTCAGTGGGCAAGGAAAAATATGCCGTTCCCCAGGTCAACCTCGACGAACTGCTACGCATTCCTGCGGCCAAGGTCAAGGAAAGGATAGAAAAAGTAGGAGACGCGGATGTGGTCCGCCTCAGGGGAAATCTTCTGCCCCTCCTGGACCTGGCTAAGGTTCTCGGCATTGAGAAAACCTTCGTCGATCCCCAGGACAAGACGGAACGCCCGGACCGGCGAAACACCATTTCCGACAGAAGGGGCACCCGTCTTAACGAATCAGGTCTCCCCATGGCCAAGGACACCCCGTCCCCCCCCCTTGACCGGCAGGGAGTTGATCGGCGGTTCCATGCGGCAAGCGCCATCAACATCGCCGTTGTTTCAGCAGGTTCCTACAAGTACGGACTTGTGGTGGACGAGCTCAAGGATTCAGAAGAGATCGTTGTAAAACCCCTTGGCCGACACATGAAACGGTGCGCAGGTTATGCCGGCGCCACCATCATGGGTGACGGCAGGGTCGCCCTTATCCTTGATGTGTCAAACCTTGCCCAGATGGCAGAACTGACCACAATGGCAGAGACGGAACGGGTTGCCAAAGCGGCAAGGGAGGCCCGTGCAGCCCAGAACATGGCCCAGGACAAGGCATCCCTGCTTTTGTTCAGAAATGCTGAAACAGAATATTTTGCAGCCCCATTGAACCTTGTGGAAAGAATTGAGAGAATTGCCTCTTCTGCCATTGAACATGTGGGCGGGAAAAAGGTAATTCAGTATCGGGGCGGGGCTCTTCCCCTTTACGAACTCTCCCAGGTGACCCAGGTGGGAAGTCTTCCCCAAAGGGATCAGCAGGAGGTGATTGTCTTCAAGGTAAAGGATCGTGAAATCGGGCTCATGGTCTGCCCACCCGTGGATGCCCTGGAGGTATTCCTCGATATTGACGATTCCACCCTCAAGCAGAAATGCATCAACGGCTCCATGATCATTGACGGCCACACCACCCTCCTTGTTGACATATTCGGAATTGTCAAAGAGCTGAATCCAGGCTGGTTCGTCGAAGAACAGACTGCCGCCGATGAAATGACCAAGGGCGGTCAGAAAGTAATTCTCTTTGCAGAAGACTCCGCCTTTTTTCGCAATCAGGTCAGAGGGTTCATGAACGAAGAGGGCTACAAGGTAATTACGGCTGAAGACGGGGCCATCGCCTGGGATCTGCTGAACAAGCACAAGGATGAAATCGACATCATCGTGACGGATCTGGAAATGCCCAACATGGACGGTTTTGAACTTACTGAACGGATCAAAAACCATCCAGAATTCTCCCATTATACCGTTATTGCGCTGACATCCCTTGCCAGTGACGCACACATTGCAAAGGGAGAAAAGGTGGGCATAGACACCTATGAGATCAAGCTTGACAGGGAAAATCTCATGAAGGTGATACGCAATTATCTAACCCTTTAACTCTCCCCTTGAATCGGGTACAGGATCGGCAGAAGTCCAGGAGTGAATCAACATGAAAGAAGCAGACAACACGGTAAAACCCCACAACATGGAACTTGCCACATTTTATGTGGGAAAGGCCCTGTGCGGCATTGATATCCTCAATATCCAGGAGATCAACAAACACTTTGATGTCACAACGGTTCCCCAGTCGGCAGACTATGTGGTGGGTGTACTCAACCTGAGGGGAAGGATTGTGACCATCCTGGATCTTGGCAGAAAGCTGGGTCTCTCCCAGATCGAAGATGGTGCAGGCAACCGCAACATCATTGTCCGTTCCCAGGAAGAGCACATCGGCCTGATGGTTGATTCCATAAGCGACGTGGTCAGTGTGGACATGGACAAAGTCGAACCATCTCCGTCCAATTTAAACGGCGTCAAGGGAAAATACTTCCAGGGTGTTCTCAAGACGGATTCAAGTCTGATCGGCATTCTTGATATAGAAGAAGTACTAAAGGAATAGATGGAAAGACTAGGAATTCTTGTGGTAGATGACACCATTGTATACAGAAAAATCATCGGCGATGCACTAAAGGAGATCCCAGGGGTCGAGATTGTGGGTACAGCCCACAACGGAAAAGTTGCCCTGTCCAAAATTAAAACCCTCAAACCGGGCCTTGTTACCCTGGACATTGAAATGCCCGAAATGAGTGGCATTGAGGTGCTGGAGGCCCTTCAGGCCATCCCGGATGCGCCCGTGGCTGTTATGCTCAGCACCCTCACCCACAGGGGAAGTGACATGACGATCAAGGCCCTGGAGCTTGGGGCCTTTGACTTTATCGGCAAGCCAGACTCAGGAACCATGGCCGAGAATATGGTAAAGATAAGGGCGGCCCTGGCACCGATCATTGCTGCATTCAGACGCCAGCAGCAGTTTCGAAGTATGATAGGAAAAAGACCGGCTCCAGGTGCAGTCCAGCCTCGGCCCAAAACAGTTTTCCCTGAAATATCCTCCCGGGCCCCCCTTGCACGAAACCGGGCAACCCTTTCCGAAATTGTAGGCATCGGTATTTCCACAGGGGGCCCAAACGCCCTTGCCCGGATGATGCCCATGCTCTCGCCCGACCTGAATGTCCCCATCCTCGTGGTTCAGCATATGCCGCCGATGTTTACCCAGTCCCTTGCAAAGAGTTTGAATGCAAAGTGCCGGCTTACGGTCAAGGAAGCCGCAAACGGTGATCCCCTTGTGCCCAACACCGTTTACATCGCCCCGGGTGGACGGCAGATGAAGATTATCGCGGGACCGGACGGCAAGAGCAGAAACATCAGAATAACGGATGATCCGCCTGAAAACTCCTGCAGACCCTCGGTGGACTATCTTTTCCGATCCATTGCCGAGCACTATGTGGGAAGGGCCACCGCTGTGATCATGACGGGGATGGGCTCCGACGGAACCCGGGGACTTGGCCTCATGAAAAAAAACGGTGCCATTGTTATTGCCCAGAACAAGGAGAGCTGTACGGTTTATGGAATGCCTAAGGAGCCCATTGAATCCGGATTGGCAGACGTTGTCGTCCCCCTGGATAAAATAGCCCACGAGATAACCCGAACCATAATCAGATGAGCAGCAGGGTCCAATGATCAAAATCACCCCACCGGAATTTGATGTTCTTGCCCGGCATATTTTAGAAATCTCAGGAATTTCCCTATCCAGGGGAAAAGAGTACCTTATGGAGACAAGGCTCAGTCCCCTTTTACAAGCCCTGGACTGCACCTCGTTTACGCAGTTCCACAAAAGAGTCAAGGCTGATCACAGGGGGGAAATAAACGAAAAAATCATCAATGCAATCTCCACCAACGAAACCTACTTTTTCAGGGACAAGTCCCCGTTTGAACTTTTCCAGTACAAAATTATACCCGATCTCATGGACAAAAGAACAAAGGCCAAGACCGCTCTCAAACCAAGCCTTCGCCTCTGGAGTGCGGCAAGCTCCACCGGCCAGGAGATTTACTCCATTGCCATGGCCTTGATTGAAATCGGCATAACACCTGCCAATTACAACATCCGGATGCTTGGAACAGACATCTCCGATGCAGCAGTGGCCCAGGCAAGCTATGGCTGGTACAACAAGTTTGAGATTGCCAGGGGGCTTGATCCAAATCGCCTCACCCGGTTTTTCAACGCTGACAAGGACGGTTGGCGGATCAAAGACGAAATTCGCTTCATGGCCCAGTTCAAGAAAATGAACCTCATGAAACCCTTTGTCGGGCTTGGTAAGTTTGATATCATTCTCTGCCGAAATGTCATGATCTACTTTACCCCGGAAGATCGCAAAAAAATTTACGCCAACATTGCCAGGGTACTTGAACCCGACGGATATCTGATCATCGGATCCACCGAATCCCTTGCCAATGAATGTGATCTTTTCACCCCCCACAGATACCTGAAATCGGTTTTTTACCAGTTCAGATAACCTGAAGCTAAAGGAATAATATGCCATGGCCGGTATTGATCCAAAAGAG
Coding sequences:
- a CDS encoding hybrid sensor histidine kinase/response regulator, translated to MFEDDETLQMYIEESLEHLSDIESDLLTIEEGGENIDLDIVNNVFRAAHSIKGGAGFMGLTTVKDLAHSLENVLDLIRNMALVPDSERISVLLKGFDRLENLMNNIQSSNDQDVSEHIKALSEIAQPSSEIAQPSSEIAQPSSDKENQDITPVMVDIHLPDGRIFSQVDQSDMEQRRMEGQFIFLVEYDLISDIHNRNKALSKTLDTLIKTGTILESRIDFNAVGTLADDSPFHTIPLQILYASIIEPDMAETLFDLPADNIHIIDDDMLADSSAPILSDPQAMISRQKTAQKKKVVPISNKIENQSVSAPKDQAQTVAAAGESPSKVTGSLRVNVNLLDTLMTLAGELVLSRNQLVQGINSSNAKATELASQRIDMITSELQETIMQTRMQPISSIFTKFTRVVRDLSRQLEKSIDLVIEGKEVELDKTILESINDPLTHLVRNSVDHGIETPDERTACGKPQTGLITLKAFHDAGQVNIVITDDGKGLDPVKIAHAAVTKGLLSEQQVMEMSDKEKTDLILLPGFSTAEQVTDVSGRGVGMDVVVTNLEKLGGIIEIDSTPGKGTVIQIKLPLTLAIIPSQIISVGKEKYAVPQVNLDELLRIPAAKVKERIEKVGDADVVRLRGNLLPLLDLAKVLGIEKTFVDPQDKTERPDRRNTISDRRGTRLNESGLPMAKDTPSPPLDRQGVDRRFHAASAINIAVVSAGSYKYGLVVDELKDSEEIVVKPLGRHMKRCAGYAGATIMGDGRVALILDVSNLAQMAELTTMAETERVAKAAREARAAQNMAQDKASLLLFRNAETEYFAAPLNLVERIERIASSAIEHVGGKKVIQYRGGALPLYELSQVTQVGSLPQRDQQEVIVFKVKDREIGLMVCPPVDALEVFLDIDDSTLKQKCINGSMIIDGHTTLLVDIFGIVKELNPGWFVEEQTAADEMTKGGQKVILFAEDSAFFRNQVRGFMNEEGYKVITAEDGAIAWDLLNKHKDEIDIIVTDLEMPNMDGFELTERIKNHPEFSHYTVIALTSLASDAHIAKGEKVGIDTYEIKLDRENLMKVIRNYLTL
- a CDS encoding chemotaxis protein CheW, with the protein product MKEADNTVKPHNMELATFYVGKALCGIDILNIQEINKHFDVTTVPQSADYVVGVLNLRGRIVTILDLGRKLGLSQIEDGAGNRNIIVRSQEEHIGLMVDSISDVVSVDMDKVEPSPSNLNGVKGKYFQGVLKTDSSLIGILDIEEVLKE
- a CDS encoding protein-glutamate methylesterase/protein-glutamine glutaminase, whose product is MERLGILVVDDTIVYRKIIGDALKEIPGVEIVGTAHNGKVALSKIKTLKPGLVTLDIEMPEMSGIEVLEALQAIPDAPVAVMLSTLTHRGSDMTIKALELGAFDFIGKPDSGTMAENMVKIRAALAPIIAAFRRQQQFRSMIGKRPAPGAVQPRPKTVFPEISSRAPLARNRATLSEIVGIGISTGGPNALARMMPMLSPDLNVPILVVQHMPPMFTQSLAKSLNAKCRLTVKEAANGDPLVPNTVYIAPGGRQMKIIAGPDGKSRNIRITDDPPENSCRPSVDYLFRSIAEHYVGRATAVIMTGMGSDGTRGLGLMKKNGAIVIAQNKESCTVYGMPKEPIESGLADVVVPLDKIAHEITRTIIR
- a CDS encoding CheR family methyltransferase gives rise to the protein MIKITPPEFDVLARHILEISGISLSRGKEYLMETRLSPLLQALDCTSFTQFHKRVKADHRGEINEKIINAISTNETYFFRDKSPFELFQYKIIPDLMDKRTKAKTALKPSLRLWSAASSTGQEIYSIAMALIEIGITPANYNIRMLGTDISDAAVAQASYGWYNKFEIARGLDPNRLTRFFNADKDGWRIKDEIRFMAQFKKMNLMKPFVGLGKFDIILCRNVMIYFTPEDRKKIYANIARVLEPDGYLIIGSTESLANECDLFTPHRYLKSVFYQFR